In Leptospira fainei serovar Hurstbridge str. BUT 6, the genomic stretch AAGAAGGGACTGCCGTAGCAGATCGTTTAAATATACCGAAATCCGCAAATTTTTCCTATGTTGTGAGCGGAGCATCTTTCGGACCATTCAAGAGAAACTTTTTCCAATCCTTTTGTCATGAATCTATTTCCTGCACGAGATCCTTTCATTGCACCAAAGACGCCTTCAATCGAAGAAAACCGTTTGGCATAAATTTTTCTCGATTTCGGGTTTTGTAACTTTTTGCGCATTTCCATCGTGTAGAAATTATTCAGCTCGCTCGGATGGTAGTTTTTACTTGGACTTAAATGAATGTAGTTTCTTCTCAAGTTATTAGAATTCACCAAAATGGATTTAGATCGACCTTTTGTGCAGAAATGTTTCAACTTACAGCCGTTGCAACCCGTCGATCTGTAATCCGAATAACTGTATTGTCCATGAAGATACTTTTCGGATCGGAATTTAAGTGTTCTGCCCGATGGACAGACGAAGTTGTTGGCTTTCTTTTCATAGATAAATTTGATGAACGGAGGCCTTCGTTTGGAGAAATCGGTAACTTTTGGGATCTTCCCTGCTTGGAATAACCTTGTTACTTTTTGATCGGGACAATAAAGATCGAAGTCTTTTAATCTCTGGAAATTACTTTCGCTTGCATAACCGGCATCTAAGACATATTGAATTCTATTTAAATCTTGTTTTTCCGATCTTAAGAATTCGTAGCAAGATTCGACTTTTCGAATCATTTTCTCCGCAAACTTAGTATCGGATTGTTCCGTTTCCACACTGTGAGAAATGATCATGGTTGGATTTGCAATCGACCGCCGCTTGAGCATTGTAACCTACCAGGAATACGTTTCCTTTTTTCTGTAGATCGCAATCTCTCTCATAGAGATGGACTCTACGACGGTCTTTGTGCTTTTTTAGGAATTTTACCGCATCCTGAAGCTTTTCTGCCTTTAGTTCTAATTCTTTCTTTTGTCTCGAATTTGAGAACGATCCATATCGGCAGACTTTTCCCATTCTTGAAATTTGACCTTACTTACCTTTTCGATTTGTTCAAGTCTAAGCTCGAATTTTTCCAGGTCCCCTATATCATCGGGATTCGCATTCGCCTTTATCTTAGTGCCATCTATGGAAACGGTTTCAAAATCTATATAACCGCTTTCGTAACCGAGAAATACCGTTTGAGAAAATAGATCTTCGATTTCAGTTCTGTGAGTCTTTCTGAACTTTGAGATAAAACTATGATCCAGCTCTTCTCCATCCAGAAGATAGATCAATTCAGCTCTGAGTTTGGATATCCTACAGAGTTCCCGCATCGAGATATTGCCGATTAAAATGGAATAAAAAAGAGCCGAAATAACTTTCTTCGGTGAAATTGCAGGTCTTCCAGTCTCATCATTCTGGTAATTCTTTTCGAAATCTTCGAAATCTAACCGATCAATGACTTTCTTAAAACCGTGAATCGGATGTTCTTCCCCGAACAATTCCTTGAAGTCTAAAACGTACATTCTAAGCTGATTCGGATCCGTATTCTTGAACTTTGCCATTCCGTAAATCTAGCAAGTTCCCTAAAATTGCATCCCTTTTTCAACAGGCTCGTGGGGGATGGAGGCGGTTTCTCGAAGCAAAGTTATTTATCACGAATTATCCGAACTGTCAACAAGGCCTCAAAAAAGACTGTAGGAGCTCCAACACAAACTCGCTAAGAAAAAGGGTTTCCAAAAAAGCGGGATTGTGCTAACGAGGGGCTTCGGAGCGGGTACCACCGACCGGCCCCCACCCAATAAGGGTGTGTACGTCCTGGAACATAGGTAACACTTTAGACCGGAGACATGGGTTACACTTTCAAAGTCCTAGATATTTTCTTTGTGTTCTCATTCAAATAACCTATTTTCACAAAGCTGAAATAAATGGCCCATATACCGTCGTCGACAGGTTCAAGGCCGATATTCTCTCCACCTAAACTCTTCGTAATAAAGAATCTTTGATTTTTCCAATAAAAATTACCGTCATCGACTTTACGAATTTCAAAATGATCTGGATAAAATATCTCGGATAGACGATTCGGATAGGATCTTAGGGAAGGTTTATAGATCTTCGCAGGCGGCTTCTGACCTAACGCCTCATGGGGACGATCATGGTTATATTCCGCTCTAAAACGATCGAATGCCTTTTGCTGCTGTCTCATATTAGAACGAATCGGATAAACCGCTTCTGCCTTCAAAGTCCTATGCATTCTTTCATGCCTTCCGTTCTCTTGTGGTTTTCCCGGATGAATCCTTTCCGGAAAAATACCTAATTTGATCCACCACATTGATAATAGGGAAATTCCCGACCCGGCAGCAAACGGAATTCCATTATCCGTTCTAATCGCATTCGGAAGGCCGTATTCTCGAAAACACTTCTCAAATTCCTTCTTTGTTCGTAAGTCCTTGTGCCTGATAGCCCTTTGCAACTTAGAAGAAACCGACTGTAACCGTCGGATATTGTTAAGGGATAACAACGGATTCCGTCTCGCATTTTAAAATCACCTTTG encodes the following:
- a CDS encoding transposase; the encoded protein is MIISHSVETEQSDTKFAEKMIRKVESCYEFLRSEKQDLNRIQYVLDAGYASESNFQRLKDFDLYCPDQKVTRLFQAGKIPKVTDFSKRRPPFIKFIYEKKANNFVCPSGRTLKFRSEKYLHGQYSYSDYRSTGCNGCKLKHFCTKGRSKSILVNSNNLRRNYIHLSPSKNYHPSELNNFYTMEMRKKLQNPKSRKIYAKRFSSIEGVFGAMKGSRAGNRFMTKGLEKVSLEWSERCSAHNIGKICGFRYI
- a CDS encoding transposase; translated protein: MAKFKNTDPNQLRMYVLDFKELFGEEHPIHGFKKVIDRLDFEDFEKNYQNDETGRPAISPKKVISALFYSILIGNISMRELCRISKLRAELIYLLDGEELDHSFISKFRKTHRTEIEDLFSQTVFLGYESGYIDFETVSIDGTKIKANANPDDIGDLEKFELRLEQIEKVSKVKFQEWEKSADMDRSQIRDKRKN